A section of the Humulus lupulus chromosome 2, drHumLupu1.1, whole genome shotgun sequence genome encodes:
- the LOC133814471 gene encoding protein FAR1-RELATED SEQUENCE 9-like — protein sequence MLIKYDLEENDWLKHMYDLREKWALVNGREIFCVDMTTTQRSESMNNAIKDFVRYKHNLLRFFENFERLLDYRRYEELQANFKVTQRKVCESYDCVITLYDENETLFKYKFFLQKMYLHHIVEYDSPDDTFFLKKKILKIPSRYILKRRKIKAKVRDKLDNCATNNHSEDPKIAMVNRYQELCRLFQTCVVIKASKSEKAYNYAKSGLRKIVEEIDDPSGEQIIHSYDKNQFSSRERNNIKGIKTKEKVRGKSSRPK from the exons ATGCTTATCAAATATGATCTTGAGGAAAATGATTGGTTGAAACATATGTATGACTTACGAGAGAAATGGGCTTTGGTTAATGGTAGAGAGAtattttgtgttgatatgacAACTACCCAAAGAAGTGAGAGTATGAATAATGCAATAAAGGATTTTGTCCGTTATAAACATAATCTTTTACgcttttttgaaaattttgaaagaTTGCTTGATTATCGTCGCTATGAGGAGTTACAAGCTAATTTCAAAGTGACCCAAAGAAAA GTTTGTGAGAGTTATGATTGTGTTATTACTTTATACGATGAGAATGAGACATTGTTTAAGTACAAATTTTTCCTTCAGAAAATGTATCTTCATCATATTGTTGAATATGATTCACCTGATGACACA TtctttctgaaaaaaaaaatattgaaaattccTTCTCGGTATATTTTGAAAAGAAGGAAAATTAAGGCAAAGGTGAGAGATAAATTGGATAATTGTGCAACAAATAACCATAGTGAAGATCCTAAAATTGCTATGGTTAATCGTTATCAAGAGTTGTGTAGATTATTTCAAACTTGTGTTGTAATAAAGGCATCAAAGAGTGAGAAAGCATACAATTATGCTAAGAGTGGTCTTAGAAAGATTGTGGAAGAAATTGACGATCCATCAGGTGAACAAATCATACATAGCTATGACAAGAACCAATTTTCCAGCAGAGAGAGGAATAATATTAAAGGAATCAAGACAAAAGAAAAGGTTCGTGGTAAATCTAGCAGGCCAAAATGA